The proteins below come from a single Yamadazyma tenuis chromosome 5, complete sequence genomic window:
- the rhp26 gene encoding DNA repair protein rhp26 (COG:A; EggNog:ENOG503NU5F): protein MSELESLGVQIVDQDDLETSITKKANEVLLAKDKQLEQKRLEKTMADAEKVHKKIGILERRLADPRTKISHRKQIRQEIDWFTLNELVPLQEDLKEIEGRLAESSKQLEEMETNITKPLDNDRLPDETERDYLVRIGKITAFGNQTAFEEDGGERSHVHLRQPGVGPAVGPVEPRDVDTSESLEAVARTDDLEDLIDDTDFTYKDEEIEAIEEDEIHPTAEMEEKNIDDGDERIYKRRYAAWVARRSAMRAAAGVESESDSPEWTKPHPTIPDSKLDDRFKLPGDIHPSLFDYQKTCVQWLWELYNQKTGGIIGDEMGLGKTIQVISFIAGLHYSGLLEKPVLIVVPATVLNQWVNEFHKWWPALRCVILHSIGSGMGQKIDENKLEQFLQQEEGATGKVFKGVRTQINAQQVVNSVMESGHVLITTYVGLRIYSKHLLTKSWGYCVLDEGHKIRNPNSEISLLCKRVKTANRIILSGTPIQNNLIELWSLFDFVFPGRLGTLPVFEQQFSLPINMGGYANASNLQVQTSYKCATILRDLISPYLLRRLKHDVARDLPKKEEMVLFVKLTHYQQQMYESFLESEDLRAIMKGKRNMLMGVDVLRKICNHPDLVNGNKSSEDYGNSKRSGKMEVTRKLIQLWALHNHKMLIFCQTRQMLDILERFLHRITKIDGNNMETGEPFEYLRMDGTTPIGKRQYLVDRFNTDPKISVFLLTTKVGGLGINLTGADRIIIYDPDWNPSTDMQARERAWRLGQKRDIVIYRLMITGSIEEKIYHRQIFKTFLTNKILKDPKQRRFFKMNDLHDLFSLGDQDDSEQTSNSSRSVIKKQAKTDDDFVKVAKIMGVSRLDSFEEGEHKDDEEQIMEGIFQNPNVHSRVQHDDVLDDKNNDGVEKEVNKIVDQSVKMLNESRKATRRNRVGVPTWTGKFGTAGKSKRGPESPRAPKALSSSTILENIKKKKKPDMVSERPDLLAELVEVLERNGRMSSNKILIALKNRVDVKNTRDILLVKSMLRKICHWNAVDKVWELMDEYVSKQ from the coding sequence ATGAGTGAACTCGAATCCCTAGGAGTACAGATCGTGGACCAGGATGACCTTGAGACgtccatcaccaagaaggCCAACGAGGTACTTCTTGCCAAAGACAAGCAGTTGGAGCAAAAACGGTTGGAAAAAACCATGGCAGATGCCGAAAAAGTCCACAAAAAGATCGGTATACTCGAACGAAGACTTGCGGACCCCCGTACAAAAATCTCCCACCGCAAGCAGATCCGCCAGGAAATTGACTGGTTCACCTTGAATGAACTAGTACCATTACAggaagacttgaaggagatCGAAGGACGGTTGGCCGAAAGCTCCAAGcagcttgaagaaatggagaccaacatcaccaaaccaTTGGATAATGACCGGCTACCGGACGAAACGGAGCGGGACTACTTGGTGAGGATTGGGAAGATCACGGCGTTCGGGAACCAGACGGCGTTTGAGGAAGATGGTGGGGAGAGAAGTCATGTTCATTTGCGGCAGCCGGGAGTTGGTCCAGCAGTGGGCCCAGTGGAGCCACGGGACGTCGACACCAGCGAATCATTGGAAGCGGTGGCCCGTACGGACGATCTTGAGGATCTCATCGACGACACGGACTTCACTTACAAAGACGAGGAAATAGAAGCcatcgaagaagacgaaATCCACCCCACGGCTGAAATGGAGGAAAAAAACATTGACGACGGAGACGAGAGAATCTACAAGCGTCGGTACGCCGCGTGGGTCGCCCGACGGCTGGCGATGAGGGCGGCGGCGGGTGTAGAGTCCGAGCTGGACTCACCCGAATGGACCAAACCGCACCCCACCATCCCAGACTCCAAACTAGACGACCGGTTCAAGCTCCCCGGTGACATTCACCCGTCGCTTTTTGACTATCAGAAAACATGTGTACAGTGGCTATGGGAGCTTTACAACCAGAAGACTGGGGGAATCATTGGAGACGAGATGGGTCTTGGAAAGACCATTCAGGTAATTAGTTTTATTGCCGGACTCCACTACTCAGggcttcttgaaaaaccgGTGTTAATAGTGGTGCCAGCAACCGTATTGAACCAGTGGGTCAACGAGTTTCACAAGTGGTGGCCCGCTCTACGGTGTGTGATTCTTCATAGCATTGGGTCTGGTATGGGCCAGAAAATCGAtgaaaacaagttggagCAGTTTCTCCAGCAGGAAGAAGGCGCCACCGGCAAGGTATTCAAGGGGGTCAGGACCCAGATCAACGCCCAGCAAGTGGTCAACTCGGTGATGGAGTCGGGACATGTACTTATCACCACCTACGTGGGTTTGCGCATATATTCCAAACACCTTTTGACCAAAAGCTGGGGCTACTGCGTGTTGGACGAAGGCCACAAGATCCGGAACCCAAACCTGGAGATCTCCTTGCTCTGTAAACGGGTCAAGACCGCCAACAGAATCATTTTGAGTGGAACCCCCATCCAGAATAACCTCATTGAGTTGTGGTCGTTGTTTGACTTTGTGTTTCCCGGCCGCTTGGGAACCCTCCCGGTGTTTGAACAGCAGTTTTCCCTCCCCATCAACATGGGAGGCTACGCCAACGCCTCGAATCTCCAGGTTCAGACTAGCTACAAGTGTGCCACGATTCTCCGGGACTTGATCTCACCGTATCTTCTTCGGCGACTCAAACACGATGTGGCTCGGGACTTGCCCAAAAAGGAGGAAATGGTGTTGTTTGTCAAGTTGACCCATTACCAGCAGCAGATGTATGAAAGCTTTTTGGAAAGTGAAGACCTTCGTGCCATCATGAAGGGTAAGCGCAATATGCTTATGGGGGTCGACGTGCTCCGGAAGATTTGTAACCACCCAGACTTGGTCAATGGCAACAAGCTGAGTGAAGACTATGGTAACAGCAAGAGGAGTGGGAAGATGGAGGTTACCCGTAAGTTGATACAGCTTTGGGCACTTCACAACCACAAGATGTTGATCTTCTGTCAGACCCGGCAGATGTTGGACATTCTCGAACGGTTCTTGCACCGCATCACCAAAATTGATGGAAACAACATGGAGACGGGCGAGCCGTTTGAGTATTTGCGAATGGATGGCACCACGCCCATCGGAAAAAGACAGTACCTTGTCGACAGATTCAACACCGATCCGAAGATATCGGTGTTTCTCTTGACAACCAAGGTCGGTGGTCTAGGAATTAACTTGACGGGGGCAGACCGAATAATCATCTACGATCCGGATTGGAATCCTTCCACCGACATGCAAGCACGAGAGAGGGCGTGGAGGTTAGGCCAGAAGAGAGACATTGTGATTTACCGGCTTATGATCACGGGGTCTATCGAAGAAAAAATCTACCATCGGCAGATCTTCAAGACGTTTTTGaccaacaagatcttgaaggatCCAAAGCAGCGAcggtttttcaaaatgaaTGATCTTCATGACTTGTTTTCTCTCGGGGACCAAGATGACAGCGAGCAAACGTCCAATTCGAGTCGGCTGGTGATTAAGAAACAGGCGAAAACTGACGACGATTTCGTCAAGGTGGCCAAAATTATGGGCGTGAGCCGGTTGGACTCGTTTGAAGAGGGTGAACACAAAGACGACGAGGAGCAGATCATGGAAGgaatcttccaaaatcCCAATGTTCACAGCCGAGTGCAGCATGatgatgttcttgatgacaAAAACAACGACGGGGTGGAAAAAGAAGTCAACAAGATAGTGGACCAAAGCGTCAAGATGCTCAACGAATCTCGTAAAGCTACACGAAGAAACCGAGTAGGGGTACCAACCTGGACTGGCAAATTTGGTACAGCTGGCAAGTCCAAGAGAGGCCCAGAATCCCCAAGGGCTCCAAAGGCATTATCTTCCAGCACcattttggaaaacatcaaaaaaaagaaaaagccGGATATGGTCCTGGAGCGGCCAGACTTGCTTGCTGAATTGGTGGAAGTGTTGGAGCGCAATGGTCGTATGAGCCTGAACAAGATTCTTATAGCTTTGAAGAATAGGGTTGATGTCAAGAATACGCGAGACATCTTACTAGTCAAGTCGATGCTTCGAAAAATCTGCCATTGGAATGCGGTAGACAAGGTGTGGGAACTTATGGATGAGTATGTCAGTAAGCAATAG